The DNA region CACTGCTGGCTACTTTTCCACCTAATGCCTCAATTTTTTCTTTGGCTTCGTTTCTTGTTAACTGTTCGAGCTTTCCTGTTAATACGACGGTTTTTCCAGCAAATACGGATTCCACTTCACCTGCTTGCACCGGTTTTGGTCCGGTGTACGTCATGTTGACCCCAGCGGACTGGAGCTTTTCGATCAATTGTTTTGCTTCTGGTTGGGCAAAGTACGTCACAATTGAATCCGCCATTTTCTCCCCAATTTCATGGATAGCTGTTAATTCTTCAAATGTCGTATTCATGAGACGGTCCATTGTTTCAAAGTGTTGCGCTAACGTTTTTGCCGCTTTAGCTCCAACGTGACGAATACCAAGACCAAACAAGAGCCGCTCCAGTGAATTGTTTTTGGATGCTTCAATGGCGTTGATTAAATTGGTCGCCGATTTTTCTCCCATTCGTTCAAGCCCGAGCAGCTGTTCTTTTTTCAAGTAGTAAAGGTCCGCCACATCGTGAATAAGCTGTTCTTTAAAAAGAAGCGCAATGACTTTTTCACCAAGGCCGTCGATATTCATCGCATTCCGTGAAACGAAATGGATGAGGCCTTCCCGAATTTGGGCCGGACATTTTGGATTTATACACCGCAGCGCGACTTCCCCGTCTAAACGAACCAGCTCGCTGTCACACTCCGGACAATGTGTGGGCATGTGAAATTCTTGTTCGTTTCCTGTCCGTTTTTCCGTTAACACATTAACGACTTCCGGGATAATATCGCCTGCTTTTTTGACCACGACATGGTCGCCGATTTTAATATCTTTTTCGCGAATTAAATCTTCGTTGTGTAGCGAAGCTCGTTGTACGGTAGTACCAGCTACGCGAACGGGCGCTAAAATCGCGGTTGGAGTAATGACCCCTGTCCGACCGACGCTAAGTTCAATGTCTAAAAGTTGCGTCACCACTTCTTCGGCAGGGAATTTGTACGCAATAGCCCAACGCGGACTTTTCGCCGTTGTACCGAGCTGTTGCTGCTGCTCTAAAGAGTCAACTTTAATAACAATGCCATCAATGTCATACGGTAAGTGAGGTCGCTTTTCTAACCAGCTATCCACATACTCAAGTACTTCATCAATATTCGCGCACACTTTCCGCTCTTTATTCGTTTTAAAGCCGAGTTCTTCTAATAAGTCCAATCCTTCGCTATGGGAGGTGACTCCAGTATCCCCGACATCAGCTATTGAGTAAAGGAAGATATCTAAGTTACGAGAAGCCGCGATTTTCGGATCGAGCTGTCGTAATGAACCAGCCGCCGCGTTTCTCGGATTCGCAAACGGCTCTTCCCCTTTCGCCCGCTTTTGTTCGTTTAATACTTCAAACGAATGTTTCGGCATAAAAGCTTCACCGCGGACTTCAATGGTAACATCACGTTTGAGGCGAAGAGGAATGGACTTAATCGTTTTTAAGTTTTCCGTAATATCCTCCCCTGTCGTTCCGTCACCTCGTGTCGCTCCTTGAACGAACACCCCGTTTTCATAGCGAAGTGAAACGGCAAGTCCGTCGATTTTTAATTCACAAACATAGCGAACGTTGCCGACCGCTTGCCGAACGCGTCGATCAAAATCGCGTAAATCTGCTTCGTTAAACGCATTACCGAGGCTTAGCATCGGGATTTTATGCTCCACTTTTTTAAACGCGTCTAATGGTTCCCCTCCTACTCGCTGGGACGGAGAGTCCGGCGTTTTTAATTCTGGATACTGCTTTTCGATGTCGATCAGTTCTTGTAACAGACGATCGTATTCTGCATCCGGAACAGAAGGTCGGTCTAACACATAATATTCATAATTGTACTGGTTTAATAATTCGTGTAGTTCCCGTACACGTTGTTCAGCTTGTTGACGATCCATTCGAATCTTCTGCCTCGCTTTCTTTATACTTTCTCGATTGGGGCAAATTTCGCTAACAGACGTTTAATTCCAAGACCAGGGAAAGCAATATCTAATTCCAGTCCCTCACCTTCACCTTTCACGCTTACAACCGTACCGACGCCCCATTTTTTATGTTCGGCTTTATCTCCGACTTTCCACTCTTGTTCCTCGCCACCTGTAGGGCGTAACACTGGTCGTCTCGTTTGCATGCGTGGAGACCCAAATGAAGAGGAGCGTTGTTCTTCCCCGACACGCTCAATGAGCTCCTCAGGAATTTCATCGATAAAACGAGAAACTGGGTTCATATTCGTTCGTCCGAAAAGGGTGCGCATTTCCGCATTCGTTAAGTACAGTTCTTCTTCTGCACGCGTAATTCCAACATAGGCTAAACGGCGCTCTTCTTCCATTTCCTCTTCTTCCATTAGGGAACGGCTATGTGGGAACACGCCTTCTTCCATACCCATTAAAAACACAACCGGAAACTCTAATCCCTTCGCTGCATGCAGCGTCATTAAAATCACGGCATCGGATGAATCTTCTTCTTTTCCAAGCTCGTCAATATCGGCAATGAGCGCTAAATCCGTTAAAAAGGCGATTAAGCTTTTATCTTCGTTGTTTTCTTCAAAGTTTTTCGTGACGGATAAAAACTCTTCAATGTTTTCTAAGCGGCTTTGTGATTCCAATGATTTTTCTTGAATGAGCATCTCCCGATAGCCAGACTTGTCTAACAAGTCGTCGACAAGCTCCGTGACCGATAAATACTCTTGCATTTGCGTAAAACTTTGAATGAAGTCGCGAAACTCAATCACCGCTTTTGTAATTTTCGGGCTTAACCCGATAAAGTCCGCTTCTCCTATCGCTTGGAAAAGAGAAATGTCATGCTCTTGGGCGTAGCGGGCAATTTTATCGAACGAAGTCGACCCAATTCCGCGCTTCGGAACATTGATAATCCGTTGTAAGCTAATATCGTCATCTGGGTTCGCTACTAATCGTAAGTACGCCAAAATATCTTTAATTTCTTTCCGGTCGTAGAATTTAATTCCACCAACGATGGAGTATTCGAGGTTCGATTTTAAGAGCACTTCCTCCATGACCCGTGACTGGGCGTTCGTTCGGTACAAGATAGCGATATCAGATAATTTTCGTTTCCCGCTGTCTACAAGCTCCTTAATTTTCTTCGCGACAAATTGCGCTTCGTCTTGCTCATTGTGCGCTCGGTAGTATACAATTTTTTGACCTTCCGGATTTTCCGTCCATAAATTTTTCGGTTTACGATTAACATTGTTTTTAATCACTTCGTTTGCTGCATGAAGAATCCGTTTGGTCGAACGATAGTTTTGCTCGAGTAAAATGACGTTTGCATGGGCATAGTCTTTTTCAAAGGATAAAATGTTAGAAATATCAGCGCCACGCCAACGGTAAATCGATTGATCCGAATCCCCCACCACGCATAAGTTTTGGAAGCGAGATGCGAGCATTTTGACCAACATATATTGCGCTCGGTTTGTATCTTGGTACTCATCGACGTGAATATATTGGAACTTGCGCTGATAGTACTCCAATACTTCCGGC from Bacillus sp. (in: firmicutes) includes:
- the ligA gene encoding NAD-dependent DNA ligase LigA, producing MDRQQAEQRVRELHELLNQYNYEYYVLDRPSVPDAEYDRLLQELIDIEKQYPELKTPDSPSQRVGGEPLDAFKKVEHKIPMLSLGNAFNEADLRDFDRRVRQAVGNVRYVCELKIDGLAVSLRYENGVFVQGATRGDGTTGEDITENLKTIKSIPLRLKRDVTIEVRGEAFMPKHSFEVLNEQKRAKGEEPFANPRNAAAGSLRQLDPKIAASRNLDIFLYSIADVGDTGVTSHSEGLDLLEELGFKTNKERKVCANIDEVLEYVDSWLEKRPHLPYDIDGIVIKVDSLEQQQQLGTTAKSPRWAIAYKFPAEEVVTQLLDIELSVGRTGVITPTAILAPVRVAGTTVQRASLHNEDLIREKDIKIGDHVVVKKAGDIIPEVVNVLTEKRTGNEQEFHMPTHCPECDSELVRLDGEVALRCINPKCPAQIREGLIHFVSRNAMNIDGLGEKVIALLFKEQLIHDVADLYYLKKEQLLGLERMGEKSATNLINAIEASKNNSLERLLFGLGIRHVGAKAAKTLAQHFETMDRLMNTTFEELTAIHEIGEKMADSIVTYFAQPEAKQLIEKLQSAGVNMTYTGPKPVQAGEVESVFAGKTVVLTGKLEQLTRNEAKEKIEALGGKVASSVSKKTDFVIAGADAGSKLKKAQELGIEVWDEEKLLEELNR
- the pcrA gene encoding DNA helicase PcrA, with protein sequence MQFLTERLLNGLNPQQQQAVKTTEGPLLIMAGAGSGKTRVLTHRIAYLMVEKGVNPYNILAITFTNKAAREMKERIAALLGGAAEEIWISTFHSMCVRILRRDIDRIGINRNFTILDTTDQQSVIKGILKDKNIDPKKFDPRTILGTISSAKNELMTPEEFAKQAGSYYDTIVSDVYTEYQKRLRKNHALDFDDLIMTTIHLFQRVPEVLEYYQRKFQYIHVDEYQDTNRAQYMLVKMLASRFQNLCVVGDSDQSIYRWRGADISNILSFEKDYAHANVILLEQNYRSTKRILHAANEVIKNNVNRKPKNLWTENPEGQKIVYYRAHNEQDEAQFVAKKIKELVDSGKRKLSDIAILYRTNAQSRVMEEVLLKSNLEYSIVGGIKFYDRKEIKDILAYLRLVANPDDDISLQRIINVPKRGIGSTSFDKIARYAQEHDISLFQAIGEADFIGLSPKITKAVIEFRDFIQSFTQMQEYLSVTELVDDLLDKSGYREMLIQEKSLESQSRLENIEEFLSVTKNFEENNEDKSLIAFLTDLALIADIDELGKEEDSSDAVILMTLHAAKGLEFPVVFLMGMEEGVFPHSRSLMEEEEMEEERRLAYVGITRAEEELYLTNAEMRTLFGRTNMNPVSRFIDEIPEELIERVGEEQRSSSFGSPRMQTRRPVLRPTGGEEQEWKVGDKAEHKKWGVGTVVSVKGEGEGLELDIAFPGLGIKRLLAKFAPIEKV